One Kitasatospora sp. NBC_01266 genomic window carries:
- a CDS encoding alanine--tRNA ligase-related protein, which yields MDTDQIVRTFVEYFEERGHRRITGSTLLPPPGDPVLFTTSGMHPLTPYLEGRPHPLGRRLVNVQRCLRTTDLEEVGDRTHLTVFEMLGSWSLGDYEGPLSLDWGYGLFTEGFGIDPGLLHVTVFGGDGQCGQDTASLELWEKHGVPVELTVEDNWWSNGPTGPCGPDSEIFLWTGDTPPESTPTGDDRWVEVWNHVMMRHRRLADGSLVPLPQRNVDTGLGLERLASLLQGRKSVFECDVFDPWRRIVPTLWQLDEPSLRLVCDHLRSAMVVIGDGVRPANTGRGYVLRRLVRRVLTVLRRDDPRRGLGDLPDELFQHTLDRFRQDGDPDVVRRVLLEEESRFGRLLERGRQVLARPRFRGPLSEEDFHYLHDTHGLPRELVLALRQG from the coding sequence ATGGACACCGATCAGATCGTCCGCACGTTCGTCGAGTACTTCGAGGAGCGGGGCCACCGCCGGATCACCGGCTCGACTCTGCTGCCGCCGCCCGGCGATCCGGTGCTGTTCACCACCTCAGGCATGCACCCGCTCACCCCGTACCTGGAGGGGCGCCCGCATCCCCTTGGCCGGCGCCTGGTCAACGTGCAGCGCTGTCTGCGCACCACGGACCTCGAGGAGGTCGGCGACCGCACGCACCTGACCGTGTTCGAGATGCTCGGCAGCTGGTCGCTCGGCGACTACGAGGGCCCGCTGAGCCTCGACTGGGGATACGGGCTGTTCACCGAGGGGTTCGGCATCGATCCGGGCCTGCTCCACGTGACGGTCTTCGGTGGCGACGGGCAGTGCGGCCAGGACACCGCTTCCCTGGAGCTGTGGGAGAAGCACGGGGTGCCGGTGGAGCTCACCGTCGAGGACAACTGGTGGTCCAACGGGCCGACCGGCCCGTGCGGCCCCGACTCGGAGATCTTCCTGTGGACCGGCGACACCCCGCCGGAGTCGACGCCGACCGGCGACGACCGCTGGGTCGAGGTGTGGAACCACGTGATGATGCGTCATCGGCGACTCGCCGACGGTTCGCTCGTACCGCTCCCCCAGCGCAACGTGGACACCGGGCTCGGCCTGGAACGGCTGGCCTCGCTGCTGCAGGGCCGGAAGTCGGTGTTCGAGTGCGACGTCTTCGACCCCTGGCGCCGGATCGTGCCGACCCTGTGGCAGCTGGACGAGCCGTCGTTGCGGCTGGTCTGTGACCACCTGCGCTCGGCCATGGTGGTGATCGGCGACGGGGTGCGCCCGGCAAACACCGGCCGCGGCTACGTGCTGCGCCGCCTGGTGCGACGGGTGCTCACCGTGCTGCGGCGCGACGATCCGCGGCGCGGCCTCGGCGACCTGCCGGACGAGCTGTTCCAACACACCCTGGACCGCTTCCGCCAGGACGGGGATCCGGACGTCGTGCGCCGGGTGCTGCTCGAGGAGGAGAGCCGTTTCGGGCGGCTCCTGGAGCGCGGTCGCCAGGTACTGGCCCGACCCCGGTTCCGCGGGCCACTGAGCGAGGAGGACTTCCACTACCTGCACGACACCCATGGCCTGCCGCGCGAACTGGTCCTGGCCCTGCGGCAGGGGTGA
- a CDS encoding LysR family transcriptional regulator, with product METRELRYFVAVAEELHFGRAAQRLGIAQPPLSRAIQQLERRLGAALLDRTSRTVTLTEAGSVLLAEGRAALDAVDAAERRTRRAALAAVSRPGLVLVTKANASSELLAKLLDAYAAEPGAVPVDVILCGPAEQERLLREGRADVALLHRPFDSTAGFHTEELSTEGQVVVLPAGHPLTVRTHVHLADIAALPGLPLPRWPDRDGSYPPGPGPQVRDHAQLLQLVALGRACAVSPESCRAQLHGDLAAVPVLDAPAVTTVIAWPPHSRSRAVADLVRTATLLQRA from the coding sequence ATGGAGACCCGGGAACTGCGGTATTTCGTCGCCGTCGCTGAAGAACTGCACTTCGGTCGCGCCGCGCAGCGGCTCGGGATCGCACAGCCGCCGCTGTCGCGGGCGATCCAGCAGCTCGAACGCCGGCTCGGGGCAGCGCTGCTGGATCGGACCAGCCGCACGGTCACGCTGACCGAGGCCGGCTCGGTGCTGCTGGCCGAGGGCCGGGCCGCCCTCGACGCGGTCGACGCCGCCGAGCGCCGGACCCGCCGCGCCGCCCTGGCGGCGGTGAGCCGTCCCGGCCTGGTCCTGGTCACCAAAGCGAACGCGTCCAGCGAACTGCTGGCGAAACTGCTCGACGCGTACGCCGCCGAACCCGGCGCGGTTCCCGTCGACGTCATCCTCTGCGGCCCGGCCGAGCAGGAACGACTCCTGCGCGAAGGCCGGGCCGACGTGGCGCTGCTGCACCGGCCGTTCGACTCGACGGCCGGGTTCCACACCGAGGAACTCAGCACGGAGGGCCAGGTGGTGGTCCTGCCGGCCGGGCATCCGCTCACCGTCCGGACCCACGTGCACCTGGCCGACATCGCCGCGCTGCCGGGCCTGCCGCTGCCACGCTGGCCCGACCGCGACGGCAGCTACCCGCCCGGCCCCGGCCCTCAAGTCCGCGACCACGCGCAGTTGTTGCAGCTCGTCGCACTCGGCCGGGCGTGCGCGGTCTCACCGGAGTCGTGCCGAGCCCAACTGCACGGTGATCTCGCCGCGGTGCCCGTGCTGGACGCGCCGGCGGTCACCACCGTGATCGCCTGGCCGCCGCACAGCCGGTCCAGGGCCGTCGCGGACCTCGTCCGGACCGCGACACTCCTCCAACGGGCATGA
- a CDS encoding STAS domain-containing protein, whose product MVRGIAESAGEWQAGGERFTVTPGSGPEASVLLLGGELDHDAAGTLREALAAAVAAGRPRILVDCADLLFCDSSGLNVILRARLAAREAGARIELSALRPTVARVFEITGADTVFTIHPTLDEALAQSS is encoded by the coding sequence ATGGTGCGAGGCATCGCGGAGTCGGCGGGGGAGTGGCAGGCCGGCGGGGAGCGTTTCACGGTGACACCGGGGTCCGGGCCGGAGGCCTCGGTGCTGCTGCTGGGCGGTGAACTGGACCACGATGCGGCCGGGACGCTGCGCGAGGCGCTGGCGGCCGCGGTGGCGGCGGGTCGGCCGCGGATCCTGGTGGACTGCGCGGACCTGCTGTTCTGCGACTCGAGCGGTCTCAACGTGATCCTCCGGGCGCGGCTGGCGGCGCGGGAGGCGGGTGCCCGGATCGAGCTGAGTGCGCTGCGCCCGACCGTCGCCAGGGTCTTCGAGATCACCGGGGCGGACACGGTGTTCACGATCCACCCGACGCTCGACGAAGCGCTGGCGCAGAGCTCATGA
- the nadE gene encoding ammonia-dependent NAD(+) synthetase yields MSESASIALQQEIARELQVAETFEAEREIERRVAFLAERLTSTGLRSLVLGISGGVDSTTTGRLCQLAVERARTAGHEARFYAMRLPYGIQADEHDAQLALSFIRADQVLTVDIKPASDAALEASLAAGVRFRDAHQQDFVHGNIKARQRMIAQYAVAGAHGGLVVGTDHAAEAVSGFFTKFGDGAADLVPLTGLTKRRVRAVADALGAPAELVWKTPTADLETLAPGKADEDALGVTYDDIDDFLEGKPVDERASETIVGRYRLTEHKRRLPVAP; encoded by the coding sequence GTGAGCGAGTCGGCGTCCATCGCCCTGCAGCAGGAGATCGCCCGGGAACTCCAGGTGGCCGAGACCTTCGAGGCCGAGCGGGAGATCGAGCGCCGGGTGGCCTTCCTCGCCGAGCGGCTGACGTCCACCGGTCTGCGCTCCCTGGTGCTCGGCATCAGCGGCGGCGTCGACTCCACCACGACCGGCCGGCTCTGCCAGCTCGCCGTCGAGCGGGCCCGGACCGCCGGGCACGAGGCGCGGTTCTACGCGATGCGGCTGCCCTACGGGATCCAGGCCGACGAGCACGACGCCCAGCTCGCGCTCTCCTTCATCCGGGCCGATCAGGTGCTGACCGTGGACATCAAGCCCGCGAGCGATGCCGCACTCGAGGCCTCGCTGGCCGCCGGCGTGCGCTTCCGCGACGCCCACCAGCAGGACTTCGTGCACGGCAACATCAAGGCCCGGCAGCGCATGATCGCCCAGTACGCGGTGGCCGGCGCGCACGGCGGCCTGGTCGTCGGCACCGACCACGCCGCCGAGGCGGTCTCCGGATTCTTCACCAAGTTCGGCGACGGCGCCGCCGACCTGGTCCCGCTGACCGGCCTGACCAAGCGCAGGGTGCGTGCCGTCGCGGACGCACTGGGCGCGCCCGCCGAGCTGGTGTGGAAGACCCCGACCGCCGATCTGGAGACCCTCGCCCCGGGCAAGGCCGACGAGGACGCGCTCGGGGTCACCTACGACGACATCGACGACTTCCTGGAGGGCAAGCCGGTGGACGAGCGAGCCTCCGAGACGATCGTCGGCCGCTACCGCCTCACCGAGCACAAGCGCCGGCTCCCCGTCGCCCCCTGA
- a CDS encoding Dyp-type peroxidase, with product MPTEPEKAQDPVHPGGGGFGRRGALLAAGAVLAAGIGAAADDLVRKDLTDARRRAPAAPPEAATPFYGPRQAGVTAPQQPATQLLALDLPQTSAAADRQTLRAVLDALTRTLATAASDTPSDARLQGVGTTRLTSLVGVGPGLASRLGLDVPTGLAELPPFPGDQLDQARGGGDLLLQLCAADRWTLTVVAELAATAARSAGATPRWSQTGFLPVTAPGTTPRNLFGFKDGTSNPGPAEDEQFVWGPPGAHQNGTLLVYRRIRMDVAGFAALPADQRDRTIGRRESDGVPLTGTAEHDDPDIYAKNPDGSYVIPANAHVRLTSPRLDGGVRMLRRSYSYDDGPTDRGLLFCAFMRDPAQFNRVQDRLATHDALTPFLQHQASAVAYVLPGAAAGGSLGEQLWA from the coding sequence ATGCCCACCGAACCGGAAAAAGCGCAGGACCCCGTCCACCCGGGCGGCGGCGGCTTCGGGCGGCGCGGGGCGCTGCTCGCCGCCGGTGCGGTGCTCGCCGCCGGAATCGGCGCGGCGGCCGACGACCTGGTCAGGAAGGACCTGACGGACGCCCGCAGGCGCGCCCCGGCCGCACCGCCCGAGGCCGCGACCCCGTTCTACGGGCCCCGGCAGGCCGGTGTGACGGCGCCCCAGCAGCCGGCCACCCAACTGCTCGCCCTCGACCTCCCGCAGACTTCCGCCGCCGCCGACCGCCAGACCCTGCGCGCCGTCCTCGACGCGCTGACCCGCACCCTCGCCACAGCGGCTTCCGACACCCCGTCGGATGCCCGGCTGCAGGGCGTCGGCACCACCCGGCTCACCTCGCTGGTCGGCGTCGGCCCGGGCCTGGCCAGCCGGCTCGGCCTCGACGTCCCCACCGGGCTCGCCGAGCTGCCGCCCTTCCCCGGCGACCAGCTGGACCAGGCCCGTGGCGGCGGCGACCTGCTGCTCCAGCTGTGCGCCGCCGACCGCTGGACGCTCACCGTGGTCGCCGAACTCGCCGCCACCGCCGCCCGGTCCGCCGGCGCCACCCCGCGCTGGAGCCAGACCGGCTTCCTGCCCGTGACCGCCCCGGGGACCACCCCGCGCAACCTGTTCGGCTTCAAGGACGGCACCTCCAACCCCGGTCCGGCGGAGGACGAGCAGTTCGTCTGGGGCCCGCCCGGCGCGCACCAGAACGGCACGCTGCTGGTCTACCGCCGGATCCGGATGGACGTGGCCGGCTTCGCGGCCCTGCCCGCGGACCAGCGCGACCGGACGATCGGCCGCCGCGAGAGCGACGGCGTCCCGCTCACCGGCACCGCCGAGCACGACGACCCGGACATCTACGCCAAGAACCCCGACGGGTCCTACGTGATCCCCGCCAACGCCCATGTCCGGCTCACCAGCCCCCGCCTCGACGGCGGCGTCCGGATGCTCCGGCGCAGCTACAGCTACGACGACGGCCCGACCGACCGCGGCCTGCTGTTCTGCGCGTTCATGCGCGACCCCGCGCAGTTCAACCGGGTCCAGGACCGCCTGGCCACCCACGACGCCCTCACCCCTTTCCTCCAGCACCAGGCCTCGGCCGTGGCCTACGTACTGCCCGGCGCGGCCGCCGGAGGCAGCCTCGGCGAGCAGCTCTGGGCGTAG
- a CDS encoding right-handed parallel beta-helix repeat-containing protein, with product MTVRLSVLVATAAVALAATGCSSSGSASADAKHPAGTVLRVPQDFHTVQQAVDVARSGDTVLIGPGVYRESVQVTKPDVVLRGTDRNAVVFDGGVRLVNGITATGAGSVVENLTVRDYLANGVLFTGVTDQKLQQRGAGGSAYNPLDTSRFPAVQGFRATSVTSYDNGLYGIYAFDAHGGVIEDSYASGQADSGIYVGQCRPCDTLVRGNTMAQNAVGIEITNASEGVSVLGNLVTGNRVGVTINSNDQEALAPQHGAVLAGNVISDNNATDTPEQADGGFGIGIGIGGGTGDRVQRNLVQGNTAVGVIITDPPGHPASGDQVTGNRVTGNGEDLVLAAADPSNCFSGNQPATQSPAGLEGLASCGANGASSGASGRGSLPSGQPAPVQAPPGVPFTQVPAPPAQPSMPDPTAAASPATGLPGTVDPDAYPLPTDAGAVPASH from the coding sequence GTGACGGTGCGCCTGTCGGTGCTCGTCGCGACGGCGGCGGTGGCGCTGGCGGCCACCGGCTGCTCCTCCTCGGGTTCGGCGTCCGCCGACGCGAAGCACCCGGCCGGGACGGTGCTGCGGGTGCCGCAGGACTTCCACACGGTGCAGCAGGCGGTGGACGTCGCCCGATCAGGGGACACGGTGCTGATCGGCCCGGGGGTGTACCGGGAGAGCGTCCAGGTCACCAAGCCCGACGTGGTGCTGCGCGGCACGGACCGCAACGCGGTGGTCTTCGACGGCGGGGTGCGACTGGTCAACGGCATCACCGCGACCGGCGCGGGCTCGGTGGTGGAGAACCTCACCGTGCGCGACTACCTCGCCAACGGCGTGCTGTTCACCGGCGTCACCGACCAGAAGCTGCAGCAGCGCGGGGCCGGCGGCTCGGCGTACAACCCGTTGGACACCTCCCGCTTCCCCGCCGTCCAGGGCTTCCGGGCGACCAGTGTGACCTCGTACGACAACGGCCTGTACGGGATCTACGCGTTCGACGCGCACGGTGGTGTGATCGAGGACTCCTACGCCTCCGGGCAGGCCGACTCGGGCATCTACGTCGGCCAGTGCCGGCCCTGCGACACCCTGGTCCGTGGGAACACCATGGCGCAGAACGCGGTCGGCATCGAGATCACCAACGCCTCCGAGGGCGTCTCGGTGCTGGGCAACCTGGTCACCGGCAACCGGGTCGGTGTCACCATCAACTCCAACGACCAGGAGGCGCTCGCCCCGCAGCACGGCGCGGTGCTCGCGGGCAACGTGATCAGCGACAACAACGCCACCGACACGCCCGAGCAGGCGGACGGCGGCTTCGGGATCGGGATCGGCATCGGCGGGGGCACCGGAGACCGCGTGCAGCGCAACCTGGTCCAGGGCAACACGGCGGTCGGGGTGATCATCACCGACCCGCCCGGGCACCCGGCGAGCGGCGACCAGGTCACCGGCAACCGGGTCACCGGCAACGGCGAGGACCTCGTGCTGGCCGCCGCCGACCCCAGCAACTGCTTCAGCGGCAACCAGCCGGCCACTCAGAGCCCGGCCGGACTGGAGGGCCTGGCGAGCTGCGGGGCGAACGGGGCGAGCAGCGGGGCGAGCGGGCGGGGCAGCCTGCCGAGCGGTCAGCCGGCCCCGGTGCAGGCGCCGCCCGGTGTTCCGTTCACCCAGGTGCCGGCGCCGCCCGCGCAGCCGTCGATGCCCGACCCGACGGCCGCGGCCAGCCCGGCGACCGGATTGCCGGGGACCGTCGACCCGGACGCGTACCCGCTGCCCACGGACGCCGGCGCGGTGCCGGCGTCGCACTGA
- a CDS encoding RNA polymerase sigma factor SigF translates to MSITNFAASSAAPVAGPQTEPVGVRGAAPASAAELPMITDPSTVSPADARVLSRTLFARLGELEEGTREYSYVRGTLIEMNMALVKFAAGRYRNRSEPMEDIIQVGTVGLIKAIDRFDPSYDVEFSTFALPTIIGEIKRFFRDTGWMVHVPRRLQELRLALAKAEDELEQRLDRVPTTTEVAEHLGISEPEVTEGQTASNAQSSRSLDAPAGSEEDGGGAALADRLVVEDPAFEAVVHHETLKPLIAALPERDRTILSLRFGADLTQAEIGRELGVSQMHVSRLLSRILTGLRAAMLVDE, encoded by the coding sequence ATGTCGATCACGAACTTCGCAGCATCGTCCGCGGCGCCGGTTGCCGGTCCGCAAACGGAGCCGGTCGGTGTTCGTGGGGCCGCGCCCGCCTCGGCGGCGGAGCTGCCGATGATCACGGACCCGAGCACGGTGAGCCCGGCGGACGCGCGGGTGCTGTCCAGGACGCTCTTCGCGCGCCTCGGCGAACTGGAGGAGGGCACCCGCGAGTACTCCTACGTCCGGGGCACGTTGATCGAGATGAACATGGCGCTGGTCAAGTTCGCCGCCGGCCGCTACCGCAACCGCAGCGAGCCGATGGAGGACATCATCCAGGTCGGCACGGTCGGCCTGATCAAGGCCATCGACCGCTTCGACCCGAGCTATGACGTGGAGTTCTCCACCTTCGCGCTGCCGACGATCATCGGCGAGATCAAGCGCTTCTTCCGGGACACCGGCTGGATGGTGCACGTGCCGCGGCGCCTGCAGGAGCTGCGCCTGGCGCTCGCCAAGGCCGAGGACGAGCTGGAGCAGCGGCTCGACCGAGTGCCCACCACCACCGAGGTCGCCGAGCATCTGGGGATCAGCGAACCCGAGGTGACCGAGGGCCAGACCGCGAGCAACGCGCAGAGCTCCCGCTCGCTGGACGCGCCCGCCGGGAGCGAGGAGGACGGGGGCGGCGCGGCGCTGGCCGACCGGCTGGTCGTCGAGGACCCGGCGTTCGAGGCCGTGGTGCATCACGAGACCCTGAAGCCGTTGATCGCCGCCCTGCCCGAACGCGACCGCACCATCCTCTCGCTGCGCTTCGGTGCCGACCTCACGCAGGCCGAGATCGGCCGCGAACTGGGCGTCTCCCAGATGCACGTGTCCCGCCTGCTGAGCCGGATCCTCACCGGTCTGCGGGCCGCGATGCTCGTCGACGAGTGA
- a CDS encoding SdrD B-like domain-containing protein — protein MAGSARGPGRRRPGPVGLRATGGVAALVLGLGSCSLVMAPSAYPQAGDGTVTVRVIRAVDTSGTWTPGLEPGIGGVTVTLTDDAGTSIDAVTAADGTVTLAPAQSKATGGKYRVQVVNPQPGVLFPAFASPQGLDGAPTQLSSNEEFVDLSGKKNVSYTTGLWSPGDYCQKNAPLVTTCQPATREGASQRTLVSFPYDTRGQDGADGVNVTDIATDADTGTLFGIAWNKADKRVFSSAVAKRTTDYGPGGPGGIYVTDIAAKKTSLFTVVPDAGTTAHGPGTDDAFLAVPGKESLGGIKITDDGSSLFVVNLNNRKLYEYDATAASAAAPKAAFSIPDPGCPAAVDWRPFGLGMQDDVGYVGGVCSGESTGKTSDMRVVVMPFNLATGAFGKPVLDQPLDYPRQSTVGSGACDGGTGWWPWTNTWPTSQNGQACTSYLAQPEPELGEIGFETDGSMLLAFRDRFADRAPAGPTPGTTGLVLSGGDLNKACLSGGTYVMDTNDGCGLSPRGTRFFDNSRLGAHHNAAFAGMALSKVEDTIAVSSFDPNSTAFGAGTAFVGRDGKQHPPDGLRLNPAGVNAAFGKGASMGDLEVLCDQAPLQIGNRVWYDPQRTGIQDPGQLPVAGVTIHLYDGSGKLVGTTKTTARGEYYFDDSDVTGGLKPKTDYTIKLDNPADYAKGGPLYEWVPTDANVGTNHFIDSKGTVPPGTAFPVKALTTGGPGENNHTYDFGFRQQEGVLRLVKHDQNGNPLAGAEFQLWEESNGTNGLQTGGSKPDTKVGDVCTTGADGICQGSGTVGTYYWQEVSPPAGYTAPDSTVFGPLVLTADNLTTGVSVTAVNQKIVTPSPTPTPTPTPTPTPTPGQSPTPTPAPTTPAPVVPGPGSPPGSQLAFTGMDELVPLALVGGAALTAVGATVLVLMRKRKASTQHS, from the coding sequence GTGGCAGGCAGTGCGCGCGGGCCCGGCCGGCGACGGCCGGGCCCGGTCGGTCTGCGCGCGACGGGCGGCGTCGCGGCGCTCGTCCTCGGGCTCGGCAGTTGCTCGCTGGTGATGGCGCCGTCGGCGTACCCGCAGGCCGGGGACGGCACGGTGACGGTCCGGGTGATCCGGGCCGTGGACACCAGCGGCACCTGGACGCCCGGTCTGGAACCGGGCATCGGCGGCGTCACGGTGACCCTCACCGACGACGCCGGCACCAGTATCGACGCGGTCACGGCGGCCGACGGCACGGTCACCCTGGCCCCGGCGCAGAGCAAGGCCACCGGCGGCAAGTACCGCGTACAGGTGGTGAACCCGCAACCGGGCGTACTGTTCCCGGCCTTCGCCTCACCGCAGGGCCTGGACGGCGCGCCGACCCAGCTGAGCAGCAACGAGGAGTTCGTCGACCTCTCCGGCAAGAAGAACGTGTCCTACACCACCGGTCTGTGGAGCCCTGGCGACTACTGCCAGAAGAACGCACCGCTGGTGACGACCTGTCAGCCCGCCACCCGCGAGGGCGCATCCCAGCGCACGCTGGTCTCCTTCCCGTACGACACGCGCGGGCAGGACGGCGCCGACGGTGTCAACGTCACCGACATCGCCACCGACGCCGACACCGGGACGCTGTTCGGCATCGCCTGGAACAAGGCCGACAAGCGGGTCTTCTCCTCGGCGGTGGCCAAGCGCACCACGGACTACGGTCCGGGCGGGCCCGGCGGCATCTACGTGACCGACATCGCGGCGAAGAAGACCTCGCTCTTCACCGTCGTCCCGGACGCGGGCACGACGGCGCACGGCCCGGGTACCGATGACGCCTTCCTCGCAGTGCCCGGCAAGGAGAGCCTGGGCGGCATCAAGATCACCGACGACGGTTCCTCCCTGTTCGTCGTCAACCTCAACAACCGCAAGCTCTACGAGTACGACGCCACCGCGGCGAGCGCGGCGGCGCCGAAGGCTGCCTTCAGCATCCCGGACCCGGGCTGCCCGGCGGCCGTGGACTGGCGGCCGTTCGGCCTCGGCATGCAGGACGACGTCGGTTACGTCGGCGGCGTCTGCTCCGGCGAGTCGACCGGCAAGACCTCCGACATGCGCGTGGTGGTCATGCCGTTCAACCTCGCCACCGGGGCCTTCGGCAAGCCGGTGCTGGACCAGCCGCTGGACTACCCCCGGCAGTCCACGGTCGGCTCGGGCGCGTGCGACGGCGGCACGGGGTGGTGGCCCTGGACCAACACCTGGCCGACCTCGCAGAACGGCCAGGCCTGCACGAGTTACCTGGCCCAGCCGGAACCGGAGTTGGGCGAGATCGGCTTCGAGACCGACGGCTCGATGCTGCTGGCCTTCCGCGACCGGTTCGCCGACCGCGCGCCGGCCGGCCCCACGCCGGGCACCACCGGCCTGGTGCTGTCGGGCGGAGACCTGAACAAGGCCTGCCTGTCGGGCGGGACGTACGTGATGGACACCAACGACGGCTGCGGGCTCTCCCCCCGGGGTACCCGGTTCTTCGACAACAGCCGGCTGGGGGCCCACCACAACGCCGCGTTCGCGGGGATGGCGCTCTCCAAGGTGGAGGACACCATCGCGGTCTCCAGCTTCGACCCCAACAGCACGGCCTTCGGGGCCGGCACCGCCTTCGTCGGACGGGACGGCAAGCAGCACCCGCCGGACGGGCTGCGGCTCAACCCCGCGGGCGTCAATGCGGCGTTCGGCAAGGGCGCCTCGATGGGCGACCTGGAGGTGCTCTGCGACCAGGCGCCGCTGCAGATCGGCAACCGCGTCTGGTACGACCCGCAGCGCACCGGCATCCAGGACCCGGGCCAGTTGCCGGTGGCCGGGGTGACGATCCACCTGTACGACGGATCGGGCAAGTTGGTCGGCACGACGAAGACGACGGCCCGGGGTGAGTACTACTTCGACGACTCCGACGTCACCGGCGGACTCAAGCCGAAGACCGACTACACCATCAAGCTGGACAACCCGGCCGACTACGCCAAGGGCGGTCCGCTCTACGAGTGGGTGCCGACCGACGCGAACGTCGGGACCAACCACTTCATCGACTCCAAGGGGACCGTGCCGCCGGGTACCGCGTTCCCGGTGAAGGCGCTGACCACCGGTGGGCCCGGCGAGAACAACCACACCTACGACTTCGGCTTCCGCCAGCAGGAGGGCGTGCTGCGCTTGGTCAAGCACGACCAGAACGGCAACCCGCTGGCCGGAGCCGAGTTCCAACTGTGGGAGGAGAGCAACGGCACCAACGGCCTGCAGACCGGCGGGTCGAAGCCGGACACCAAGGTGGGTGACGTCTGCACCACCGGGGCCGACGGCATCTGCCAGGGCAGCGGCACGGTGGGAACGTACTACTGGCAGGAGGTCAGCCCGCCCGCGGGCTACACCGCGCCGGACTCGACGGTCTTCGGACCGCTGGTCCTGACTGCCGACAACCTCACCACCGGGGTCTCGGTGACGGCGGTCAACCAGAAGATCGTCACCCCGTCCCCGACGCCCACGCCCACGCCCACGCCGACGCCGACGCCGACGCCGGGCCAGTCCCCGACGCCGACGCCCGCCCCGACCACGCCGGCACCGGTCGTGCCGGGCCCGGGCTCTCCGCCGGGCTCGCAACTGGCCTTCACCGGCATGGACGAGCTGGTTCCGCTGGCCCTGGTCGGCGGCGCCGCGCTCACCGCGGTCGGCGCGACGGTGCTCGTGCTGATGCGCAAGCGCAAGGCCTCGACACAGCACAGCTAG
- a CDS encoding SDR family oxidoreductase: protein MSERTIALVTGANKGIGYEIAAGLGALGWTVGVGARDEQRREAAVERLRAAGVDAFGVPLDVTDDASVAGAARLIDERAGRLDVLVNNAGIAGGMPQAPTSVDPATIRTVVETNVIGVIRVTNAMLPLLRRSASPRIVNMSSSVGSLTRQSGTTAEQTAGPVAVAYAPSKTFLNAVTLQYVRELSGTNILINAACPGYVATDLNGFRGVRTPEQGAAIAIKLATLPDDGPTGTFFEDAGEVPW, encoded by the coding sequence ATGAGCGAACGAACGATTGCGCTGGTCACCGGCGCGAACAAGGGAATCGGCTACGAGATCGCCGCGGGCCTGGGCGCCCTCGGCTGGACCGTCGGCGTCGGCGCCCGGGACGAGCAGCGCCGTGAGGCCGCCGTGGAGCGGTTGCGCGCGGCCGGCGTCGACGCGTTCGGCGTACCGCTGGACGTGACCGACGACGCCAGCGTGGCCGGCGCGGCACGGCTGATCGACGAGCGGGCCGGGCGCCTCGACGTGCTGGTCAACAACGCCGGCATCGCCGGCGGCATGCCGCAGGCGCCCACCTCGGTGGATCCCGCCACCATCCGGACGGTCGTGGAGACCAACGTGATCGGCGTCATCCGCGTCACCAACGCGATGCTGCCGCTGCTGCGCCGCTCCGCCTCACCACGGATCGTGAACATGTCCAGCAGCGTCGGCTCGCTCACCCGGCAGTCAGGAACCACCGCCGAGCAGACGGCGGGTCCGGTGGCCGTGGCGTACGCGCCGTCGAAGACGTTCCTGAACGCCGTCACCCTCCAGTACGTCCGGGAGCTGAGCGGCACGAACATCCTGATCAACGCCGCCTGCCCCGGCTACGTCGCGACCGACCTCAACGGCTTCCGCGGCGTGCGCACCCCCGAGCAGGGAGCGGCGATCGCGATCAAGCTCGCGACCCTGCCCGACGACGGTCCGACCGGCACGTTCTTCGAGGACGCGGGAGAGGTGCCCTGGTGA
- a CDS encoding ATP-binding protein, with the protein MSGRGQVRRLTLADTRGVVGRCRDFTRQTLTEWRWLPAEEEVRRTVAEDVLLLVSELVANACLHAGGPRELTLDLDEDRLRVEVTDGSRTPPLPRPLGDAASPGGHGLRVVERLSRAWGSEPRDGGKTVWLEVSVLRPTP; encoded by the coding sequence ATGAGCGGTCGGGGGCAGGTCCGGCGCCTCACTCTGGCCGACACCCGGGGAGTGGTGGGCCGGTGCCGGGACTTCACGCGGCAGACGCTGACCGAGTGGCGCTGGCTGCCGGCCGAGGAGGAGGTGCGCCGGACGGTGGCCGAGGATGTGCTGCTGCTGGTCTCCGAGTTGGTCGCCAACGCCTGCCTGCACGCGGGCGGACCACGGGAGCTGACGCTGGACCTGGACGAGGACCGACTGCGGGTCGAGGTCACCGACGGGAGCCGGACACCCCCGCTCCCACGCCCGCTCGGTGATGCCGCGTCGCCTGGCGGGCACGGACTGCGGGTGGTCGAGCGCCTCTCCCGGGCTTGGGGATCGGAGCCCCGGGACGGCGGGAAGACGGTGTGGTTGGAGGTGTCGGTGCTGCGTCCCACGCCGTGA